The genomic interval TTCTCAAAATGACAAACTCATTGGGAACACAAAACGACATCTTACTCCCTTTCAGCTTCCAGTTGTCCACCATCTCATCGATAATCATTCCAAGCGTGTCTCGCTCCTTAATCTGCCCTTCAACGACAACACCGGGCGGCAGACACTTTTGTCCATACGTATGAAACGTCCGATTGCGATCGCTCTGGACAAAACGAATATACGAATCGCTAATCGTAAAATGAACAGAATGCTGCCTGTTGCTTCGTAAAAAATTCATATTTTCACCGCCTACATGAACATCGAGAAATACCAGCTAATGATGTTCTCTCCATAAAAGTAAGAAAGAAGAGCCCCAACTGCAATAAACGGACCAAATGGAATGAGCTCTTTTTGTTTATGCTTCCCAAGCAGCATCCCGCCTACACCAAATACAGCTCCTAAAAAAGTGGCCATCAAAAAGGTAAGCAATGTTTGCGAAAACCCGAGCGCAATTCCAATCACAAAAAAGAGCTTAATATCGCCTCCGCCCATGCCGCCTTTGCTAATGACGGCAATCAACAATAACAAACCAAAGCCAAAGAAGGCACCAACTAATGGGTCCCACCACGGAGTAAGCGGAATGAACAACCGTTCAAGAAAGAAAAGCGGCAAAAAAAACAACAGCACTTTATCAGGAATAATCATATACTTCATATCCGACACAAATATAATCACTAACAGTGAAATAAGTGTCAAGGCGACAATCAGTTCACCTGTCAAACCAAACTGATACAACGCCAGCATAAACAAAATTCCCGTCGCAAGCTCCATAATTGGATAAAACGGCGAAATCTTACTGCCGCATCCACGACATGTTCCTTTTAAAAACACAAAAGACAAAACCGGAACTAAATCCAATGTACTAAGCGTTCGCTTACACGTCGGACAATGCGACCGCGGCCTTACAATCGACTGCCCCTCCGGAACCCGAAGCCCGACAACATTATAAAACGACCCTAGCACAAGACCGAGCACTAATAAATAACTATATATAAATATCATCATCTTCATGTTCCTCTGCTTCTTCTCTACTTATCCATAATTCTATTATAACGAAATACAACATGATTCGATAGTAGGATGGTGGGATATGTAGGAATAGGTAAAAAAATAACTCCTTGGGAAGGAGTTATTAAAATTCACAATATTTTTATTCTACAATATCTCTTTTAAGTTCCGATGGTTTTTTACCTGATATACCTCTTTCACTACCTTCAAGAGTTACAATATATGATTTATCAGTTCCATTATACATTACGTAGGCAGTAGCTTCCGGGTAGGATGTACCATCCTTATCCGGATCTTCAATTGCACTTTCTAAGTATCCAGCACTTACTAATTCTGTCATAGTAATTTTGCCACCATCATTAGCATTATTACCACTGTTTGCCCATAATGATTTCTCATTCGCCGCAACCGCCAATCTCGCAGCCCCAATCAATTGTTCAGCATTTGCCACATGCGCATCTTTCTTACTGTTGTCAATAATGTTCGCAATACTCGGCACCGCAATCGCTCCAATAATCCCCAAGATAACAACAACTGCTAGTAATTCAACGAGTGTCAAACCTTTTTGGTTTTTTAGTAATTTTTGTAATTTCTTTTTCATACCTTTATCCCCCTTTTTTATTTTAGAAGTAGTGTGTATGTAAATATTCACTAAATCTAGTAGTTTACCAGTTTCAAAGACTTAAAATTGGCGGGGTGCACTACTAGCTCCGGATCATTCAAGTGCCCACATACGAATAATCTTTCAACGCTTCCAACTTTACCTTTTATTTTATTATATAGGCATTTATCCCCAAAATACAACGCTTATTTTTGTACATTTCCTTACATTTTACCTAAAAAAATTAATAAAATGTTTCTATTTATTGAATTGTTTCAAATATCTTAAACATCGGAAACGCAATAGCACCTACAATTCCTCCAACAGCTCCTGCTAAAAAGACAATGAGCATCGGTTCTATTAATGATTTCACTTGATCCGTCGCATTGTCCACTTCCATGTCGTAAAAATCCGCTACTTTCTCAAGCATGACATCAATTGACCCGGATTGTTCCCCGACCGCAATCATTTGTGTGACCATCGGCGGAAAAGCCCAATGCCTTTCCATCGGAACAGACATCGATTCTCCTTTTTCAATCGAGCTTCTTGCCTCTTTAACAACTCGAGCTATGACTTCATTCCCAACAATTCTCTCAACAATGGTTAACGATTGCAAAATCGGGACAGAACTTGAAAAAAGCGAGCTAAGCGTCCGCGTCATCCGCGCCATTTGTGCTTTTTGAAGCATGGAGCCGAATAACGGAACTTTTAAAAGAGCATAATCCCAATAATATTTCGTTTGACGATTTTCAAGAATTAAACGAATACCGATATATAGGGCAATCGCAAACAGAACAAACAGCCACCAAAACGATTGAAAAAAGCCTCCCATGCCGATGACGATTTTAGTAATAAGCGGAAGCTCGGCTCCTGATGAAACAAATACCTTTTGAAAGGATGGAACGACGGTCGATAAGAGAAAAATAACAATTGTAATCGTGATAATTCCAACAGTTGCAGGATAGGTCATCGCCGCTTGAACTTTTTTTCTTGTTTGATATTGCTTTTCAAAATAAACAGCCATTCTTTCTAAAATCTCATCAATATTACCGCCCGCTTCTCCGGCACGCATCATGTTGACAAAAATTGCAGGAAAGACGTTTGGATGCTTTTCGGCACCATCTGAATATGGCTTCCCAGCTTCTAAACTATGAAGTAAGTCTATGAGCGTTTTCTTTAATATTTTACTAGATGTTTGCTCGGAAAGAATTTTCGTTGCTTCTACTAAACTGATTCCAGCTTTTAATAGCGTCGAAAATTGGCGCAAATAAATAACAAAATCTTTATTTTTTACTTTTCTCTTTCCTAACGAGATTTCCTTATACAAAATACCGGTTAATTCTTCAATTTGAATGACGGCAATTCCTGTTTCACGCAGCTTACTTACCGCTTCTCTTCGGTGTTCCGCATTTACTTTGCCTTCTTTCTTTTTCCCGGTACGATCTCTTCCTACATAACGAAAAACAGCCATTACACCATAACCTCTTGTAAATAAGGAGCAGCTGACTGTGCATCGATTCGATTTTTTTCAATCAGTTCTCTCATCGACATTTCAAGCGTATGCATGCCGGCTGATTTACTAGTTTGCATAATGCTGTGGATTTGGTGAATTTTTTCGTTTCGGATTAAGTTTCGAATCGCTGAATTATTAATCATAATTTCTGTCGCTGCGACCCGTCCTTTTCGATTTTTTGTCGGAAACAAGCGCTGCGAGATAATCGCCCCTAATACAGAGGCAAGCTGAATGCGTACTTGCGGCTGTTGATTCGGCGGAAATACATCAATAATTCGATCAATCGTCGCTGGAGCATCGGTTGTATGTAACGTACCTAACACTAAATGTCCGGTTTCCGCTGCCGTAATCGCTGTCGAAATCGTTTCTAAATCTCGCATTTCTCCTACTAAAATAATGTCTGGGTCTTGACGAAGACAAGCACGAAGACCGTTGGCAAAATTGCTCGTATCAAAACCAACTTCTCGTTGATTGATAATACTCATACCATGTTTATGCAAATATTCAATCGGATCTTCTAACGTGATAATATGACGTTTCAAATGTTTATTAATATAATCAATCATCGCCGCCAGCGTCGTTGATTTCCCGCTTCCTGTCGGTCCTGTCACAAGCACGAGTCCTTGCGGTTTTTCAGAAATGTCTCGTAATACATTCGGCATGTTTAGCTTTTCTAATGTTGGAATTTCTGTCGGTACAACCCGGATAGCAAGGCTTAAACAGTTCCGCTGATGATACGCATTGACACGAAAACGCGATACTTGTGGAATACTATATGAAAAATCTAGTTCTCCATTCGTTTTCAGTTTCTCCCATAAACCTTCTGGAACGATTGCTCGAGCCATCGCCTCCGTGTCAGCGGGCTTTAACACGTCCTTACCATATTGCTTAAGTTCCCCATGAAGCCTCATGATTGGAGGAACCCCGACGGTTAAATGAATATCGGACGTTCCTAATTCAAACGCAGCCGTCAGCAAGTAATCTAGTTTTTCTTTCATATTGATGTCCCCCTACTCCTGAATCGTCACTCGCAGCACTTCTTCTACCGTTGTCAGCCCCGCTTTCGTCTTTAATAATCCATCGTCCAGTAAAAAGATCATCCCGCTGCGCATTGCATACTGTTTAATTTCCTGAATCGATTTATTATTCATCATCATGGAACGAATCGTATCATCAATCATTAACACTTCATGAATCGCAAGTCTTCCGCGGTAGCCGCTGTTTTGACAAGTATTGCAGCCTGCTCCTTTATATAATGTATCGACTTTTATTCCCCGTTTTTGATATAAAGATTTTTCCATTTCTGTTGGATGATATTCTTGTTTACATTGACCGCATACTTTCCGAACTAACCTTTGTGCTACTACCCCAGTTAGAGAGGAAACAACTAAATACGGTTCAATGTCCATATCTAGTAAACGAGGAATCGTTAACAACGCACTATTTGTATGAAGCGTACTTAAAACAAGATGGCCGGTTAACGAAGCACGAACCGCTATATCCGCTGTTTCCGTATCACGAATTTCCCCAATCATGATAATATTAGGGTCTTGGCGAAGGATGGAACGCAACCCTGCCGCAAATGTGAGACCAACCGTTTGATTCACTTGCACTTGGTTGATGCCGGGAAGCTGATATTCAACAGGATCTTCAATTGTGACAATGTTTACTTGTTCTGTATTCAGTTGATTTAAAGCCGCATAAAGAGTGGACGTTTTCCCTGATCCTGTTGGTCCTGTAATCAACACCATACCGGACGGACGTTCAATCATCGACATAAACTTCTGGGCGTTCACTTTATTAAAACCGAGCTGTGAAAGATTCATCCGCACACTCGTTAAGTCCAAAATCCGAATAACGACCTTTTCGCCATCCACCGTTGGCAAGAGTGAAATCCGTAAATCAACCGGTGTCAGATTAACATCCAGCCTAACTCGTCCATCTTGCGGCAAACGAGACTCGGTAATATTTAAATTTGCCATAATTTTAATACGTGAAATAAGTAAATTGTAGATGTTTTTAGACAACACTCGCTCTGTCCGTAAAATGCCATCGACGCGATAACGAACGAGTATTTTCGTATCATGCGGATCAATATGAATATCACTCGCCTTTAGCTGAACCCCTACCGCCAAAATTTGATTCATCAGCCGGACAGCCGGCGCTTCTTCATCCTCTTCGTCATCCAAACCTTCTAATTCCATATCTTCAAACGTTTCCGACATGTTGTAATATTTATAAAGCGCCGACACAATATCTTCCTTCGTTGCAATAACTGGTGAAATCTGAAATCCTGTCGATAGCCGCATATCATCGAGCGCAATATAATTCATTGGGTCATTCATTGCCACAATGAGCTGATTATCTTCTTTTTTAATCGGCAAAAGCGTATTCCGAAACGCAAATTCCTTCGACACAAGATTCAACAAACTCACATCGACCGGATACCGATATAAACTAATATGCGGAATCCCCAGCTGAAACTCCAGCACTTCAATTAACTGCTGCTCACTAATCAATCCCCGCTCAAGCAGCGCATCCCCAAGCCTCTGCCCGCTCTTCTTCTCCCGCAACGTCTCCTCGAGCTGCTCCTCAGTAATGATTCCCGCCTCGACGAGTAGATCGCCTAGGCGTTTTCGTTCTTTTACCATGGTATTCACCTGCTACTTTTTTTGATTTAAGACGTAAATGATCCCATTACTATTCCCACAAGATGTAACATTTTTAACCTCATAATAAGTAGGAGGATTATTTTTGAAAGTGGCCTGACCCTTTACACAAATGCTCCCTTTATCCGGTTTTATAAATTCTCCATTAAAATGGGCATTACCCCTTACTTCTAATTTTGCGTCGTTCTTCAAATCTAAATCCTCAAAATAAGCATCACCCTTGATTAACATTCCACCGCCATTCTTACCATTCTTTATCTCAACTTTATCCTTAAAAGTAGCATTACCGTTAACTAAGAGTGTACTATCGTTATGCATCGTCACTGTTTTCTCAAAAATAGCATTACATCCTACAGTAATCATAGACCCATTCTTCATGGTTAAAGTACCTTTGGCGTATAGGTTCTGTGCTACACTATCTACTTCACGATTTTTCAGCTCTGTATCACTACTATATACTTTATCACCTTCCTTAATTTCTGAAGAGTTTGGTAGGCAAACACCAGGCTTTACTATAGGTACAGACACAGAAGATTCATTCATTCGTCTCCCTTCAATCACCGTATCTATGGTAAATTGATTATGATTTTGTTGATCAGTCAAGGTAAATTGAACAGGCAAAGCTTGAGAAGGATCTATTTCCTCTTTACAAGTAGTTTGATTTACAGTTGTTTTACCAATAGAAACTTTTTCTAACAAAAGCCCCTGTTTAGAAGGTAGTTCATTTGCAAGTAACTCGTCATAACATATTTCATAGTTTGCTGTTGCCTCTTGATGCCGTTTTCTCATTTCAGTAATAATTAAGTTAGCTTCTTGTCTTAAATTAATGTGAGATTGGGTTTTATTATTAGATTGGACCGAATAGGTAAAAACACCATAAACTATGCCTATTAATAGTGTTGAAATAGCTAGCGCTGCCAATAATTCAATCAAGGTTACCCCTGATTGTTGTGATATATATTTTTTCCCCACTTATCACACCACACTTTTAATAGAATGAAAATAATAGTTTACTAATTATTAAACATAATTCTTTAGTCTTTGATAGCTGTTAATAATTCACTACTTTTTAATAAAATTGTCCTAATCTTTATTATAGTTTGATATATACTTATTAAAAAGACACTAGGTGGTAGAAATTCGTGAACAATTTTAAAAATAATAACGGTTTCACTCTTATAGAAGTGCTAGCATCTATTACGATTCTCGGCATTGTGTTAACCGTGTTCTTATCTTTCTTCTCTAATTCAATGACTTTTTCTGTGAAAGCAGAGGATAAATTAACAGCAATCAACCTGGCTGAGAAGGAGCTTCATGACGTAACTAACAGCATGGAAACTTATTGTAAAATGGAAAATTGTGAAGATCCTAATAGCATTCCAGAAGATACATATACTCGCTCACCTATTGAGTTAAACAATAAAACCTACCTTTCAACTATGACACCTTTACCTGAAACCACAGAAGAAAGCTCATTAGGTTTACTTCCTATTTCTATAACCATCCATTCAGAAGACAACAAAGAACTAACAGCCGTATATGGATATGTAGAACTAGATTCCGACAATTAGGAGAATAACTACATGAAAGAAAAAAATGAAGCAGGCTACACATTAGTGCTTGTACTACTAACGATTACATTAATTTTTATCTTTTCATTAACTTTGATTAGCAGTGTTTTAAACAGTGCTAGTCAGAATAAAAAAACAGAAGAAAATATACAATTAAATCGATTATCAGAAATGGGAGTAACTTACACGGAGACGGCAGTAAAGGAGGCAAATAAACAAGCAAACGCAAGTATAGTAGCGTGGCTAAATTCTGATCCTGCACCTTCTAACCCCAATATTCCCTACGAATATCAGCTTAGGTTTGAAACAGCCTTAGATACACTAATTAAGTATGAGACAAATTCTATACTAGAAAAAGAATTAGAAGAAGATAGTGAGCGATTCAAAATTGTTATTAATGCTATAAGTCTAGAAAATACGAATACTATCAAAGTCGTTTATACAGTCACCGCCTCCTTAACAAAGGAATACTCTAAAACACTTTCATCTCAGCATACAATAACGATTAACTTAAATATTAATTAGTTGGAATGTAATTTTTTAAGGTTAAAAATATATTTCTAACACCTAATCAAAACCGGCTGATCCACACCAGCCGGTTTCCTTCTACTCTATTTCTTCACATCTGTTTCTTCTTCATTTGCCTCAGGACTTTCCTCTTTTACTTCTTGATCCACATTCGTTTCTTCGTCTGCATCCTTCGCTCGCTCCTCATTATCCACTGCCGGTTCTTCCGTGACCTCTTCCGGTACTTCTTCTTCCTTCGTTTCCTTCACAACTACTTCATTGATCGGCAAGTAAAAGTCTTTGGCCATGAGCTTGTAGTCGCTAACCTCTCCAGAACTATCATAGATATCTCGATAAACAGAGACAGAGTAACCTTGTTTTCCTGGTGAGGCTGCTGGCTTGGATGGGTCAGATGTGTATCGAACAATTGTTTTAAATGGATATGTTTTCGGATTTTCTTGTCGAACTACATATTTTTTCCCGTTCGGATAGCCGCTTATTTCAGCGACTAACACGCCTTGTTGTTTCGATTTAAACGTTACAGTTAATTCCGTATCATTTGGATTGTTCACAATAAAATCCAAATCACTTTGGTTAACTTTCGCTTCATATCCCGCTTCTGCATCACTCGGAAACTCTACACTTCTATGTCTTTCAATAATTTGCAAATTGGTCGCTAAACTCGCTTTATAAAAAGTCGATGCCGCTTCCGTTAAAAAGGCCTCCGAAAATGTGTGGTCGTTTGCCATCACATCTTTCATAAAGGCTACAGTCTGAAAAGCAGGGATTGTAAACGTTGCATGCTGCTTCACAAAAGAAGCTACATCTTCTGCATCGGTTACGTTCATTTCAGCACGAGATAACACTTTCGTTTCTAGATTATCACGCAGAAACTCTATCGCCACAATTTCCTTTCCATCCTTGCCTAATAATCCTGCTTTTCGTTCTATTTCGGATTTAAGCTTTGTAACATCCAGGTTGGAAACAAACTCCCCGCCTGCCATTTCAACCAATACACTCCGAACCGTTTCTTTTGAAATATTCGCATATAACGGATTCGTTGCTCCATCTTCTGCCGACCGTATTGACTCCTGCAAAAGAAACGTCATGTCTATCGCTGGAATCGTTCTTTCTTGATTCGAAAATGATACCGTTATCTCTTGTTTATTCTGCCAAATTTCTATAGCTTCTGATATCTTAGATAACGCTTCATCCTCGGAAAGATTTCCTACATCAATCGGTCCAACCACTGTCCCATTAGCAAAAATCCGGCCCGGCGGAAAGACTTTTTCATAAGCAAATACCGCAGCTTGAGAGAAACAGGTGATAAACAAAGTACTGCTTATTAAGAGAATTAAAGTTCGTACATACCCCTTCTTCACTTACACCGTCTCCCTGTCTTTCTTCTGTTTATTTTTCAAATACGATTCTTCTAAATCCTCAAATGAATGAAGGTTTGTACTCGGAGATGTATCTTCATCCTTCTCTGCAGAATCTGCAATCGTTTGTTTTTCTTCTATCTCAATTTCTTCGTTTTTTCGCCCATCATCTGACAACTCTTGTATCTCATCGAGTTCTTCAAACATTTTCATTCTTATTTTTATGAAATCATTCGATTCATCTACTATTTCAAATGACGTTTGTTTCTCGTCTTCTTCCTGTTCTTCTAGCATTCTTGCTTTCATATCGATAAAATCCAGCTCATCTTCCAAAGTAGCCGCAGTCTCTTCTAGTACAAACTGACTTCGGTCTTCTTCCTTTTCCTCCGCTACTCTTCCTTCTCTATCTATGAGCTCGAGCTCGTCCTCCACCATAAACGCAACCTCTTCTAGTTCAAGCTGCCTTTGACTTTCTTCTTTTTCCTGAGCCATTTGCGCTTCCAAATCTATAAACTCCGGTTCTTCAGGCGTTCCATATCCTATATCAGAAAGATTATTATTCGATGTTTCAGCTTCAAAATGTGGAGAGGACAACGAATCTTTTTTTATAAAAGAAGGAGACCCATATTGATCCACTGTATTTGACAGATTTGCTTTTTCCAAGAGCTCTTCATAACGAAACAATGGCTGTAGTTCTTTCTCCCGAAAATTGGACTCATCTTCATTTTCTTGAAAAAGCGCAAGCCGTTTTGTTATCAAATAAGCTAGAACAATGGCAAAAAACAGTTGGACAGCAATCGCTCCCCAAATCGAAACTTGATTCATCATGGCCAAACCGAGAAGACTTGTACAAACACTAGCTAAAAAGAGAATGACTTTCCCTTTTAATGTTAAGTTCAAAGGAAGAAAAATGAATAGTAATGCTAAAAAAAGTATAGCAATGATTACGGAAAAAATGAGAACCAATCTGCTTCACCTCGCTTATGCAACTATATTCCTATCATACTTTATCCTTATGTTCTTTCATATACCCTCTCACTAAAGAAAGAAAATAAAGCGAACCTGTAACGACAACAATCTCATCTTCTTCCGCTGCTAGAGCGTGTGTGAGGCACGTTTGCCAGTTAAAATCGATATGTTTCTGTTTAGCGTCGCTTGTTTCATAAAGAACAGTCGCTTTC from Peribacillus asahii carries:
- a CDS encoding prepilin peptidase, producing MIFIYSYLLVLGLVLGSFYNVVGLRVPEGQSIVRPRSHCPTCKRTLSTLDLVPVLSFVFLKGTCRGCGSKISPFYPIMELATGILFMLALYQFGLTGELIVALTLISLLVIIFVSDMKYMIIPDKVLLFFLPLFFLERLFIPLTPWWDPLVGAFFGFGLLLLIAVISKGGMGGGDIKLFFVIGIALGFSQTLLTFLMATFLGAVFGVGGMLLGKHKQKELIPFGPFIAVGALLSYFYGENIISWYFSMFM
- a CDS encoding type II secretion system protein; translation: MKKKLQKLLKNQKGLTLVELLAVVVILGIIGAIAVPSIANIIDNSKKDAHVANAEQLIGAARLAVAANEKSLWANSGNNANDGGKITMTELVSAGYLESAIEDPDKDGTSYPEATAYVMYNGTDKSYIVTLEGSERGISGKKPSELKRDIVE
- a CDS encoding type II secretion system F family protein; translation: MAVFRYVGRDRTGKKKEGKVNAEHRREAVSKLRETGIAVIQIEELTGILYKEISLGKRKVKNKDFVIYLRQFSTLLKAGISLVEATKILSEQTSSKILKKTLIDLLHSLEAGKPYSDGAEKHPNVFPAIFVNMMRAGEAGGNIDEILERMAVYFEKQYQTRKKVQAAMTYPATVGIITITIVIFLLSTVVPSFQKVFVSSGAELPLITKIVIGMGGFFQSFWWLFVLFAIALYIGIRLILENRQTKYYWDYALLKVPLFGSMLQKAQMARMTRTLSSLFSSSVPILQSLTIVERIVGNEVIARVVKEARSSIEKGESMSVPMERHWAFPPMVTQMIAVGEQSGSIDVMLEKVADFYDMEVDNATDQVKSLIEPMLIVFLAGAVGGIVGAIAFPMFKIFETIQ
- a CDS encoding type IV pilus twitching motility protein PilT — encoded protein: MKEKLDYLLTAAFELGTSDIHLTVGVPPIMRLHGELKQYGKDVLKPADTEAMARAIVPEGLWEKLKTNGELDFSYSIPQVSRFRVNAYHQRNCLSLAIRVVPTEIPTLEKLNMPNVLRDISEKPQGLVLVTGPTGSGKSTTLAAMIDYINKHLKRHIITLEDPIEYLHKHGMSIINQREVGFDTSNFANGLRACLRQDPDIILVGEMRDLETISTAITAAETGHLVLGTLHTTDAPATIDRIIDVFPPNQQPQVRIQLASVLGAIISQRLFPTKNRKGRVAATEIMINNSAIRNLIRNEKIHQIHSIMQTSKSAGMHTLEMSMRELIEKNRIDAQSAAPYLQEVMV
- a CDS encoding GspE/PulE family protein; the protein is MVKERKRLGDLLVEAGIITEEQLEETLREKKSGQRLGDALLERGLISEQQLIEVLEFQLGIPHISLYRYPVDVSLLNLVSKEFAFRNTLLPIKKEDNQLIVAMNDPMNYIALDDMRLSTGFQISPVIATKEDIVSALYKYYNMSETFEDMELEGLDDEEDEEAPAVRLMNQILAVGVQLKASDIHIDPHDTKILVRYRVDGILRTERVLSKNIYNLLISRIKIMANLNITESRLPQDGRVRLDVNLTPVDLRISLLPTVDGEKVVIRILDLTSVRMNLSQLGFNKVNAQKFMSMIERPSGMVLITGPTGSGKTSTLYAALNQLNTEQVNIVTIEDPVEYQLPGINQVQVNQTVGLTFAAGLRSILRQDPNIIMIGEIRDTETADIAVRASLTGHLVLSTLHTNSALLTIPRLLDMDIEPYLVVSSLTGVVAQRLVRKVCGQCKQEYHPTEMEKSLYQKRGIKVDTLYKGAGCNTCQNSGYRGRLAIHEVLMIDDTIRSMMMNNKSIQEIKQYAMRSGMIFLLDDGLLKTKAGLTTVEEVLRVTIQE
- a CDS encoding PulJ/GspJ family protein; its protein translation is MGKKYISQQSGVTLIELLAALAISTLLIGIVYGVFTYSVQSNNKTQSHINLRQEANLIITEMRKRHQEATANYEICYDELLANELPSKQGLLLEKVSIGKTTVNQTTCKEEIDPSQALPVQFTLTDQQNHNQFTIDTVIEGRRMNESSVSVPIVKPGVCLPNSSEIKEGDKVYSSDTELKNREVDSVAQNLYAKGTLTMKNGSMITVGCNAIFEKTVTMHNDSTLLVNGNATFKDKVEIKNGKNGGGMLIKGDAYFEDLDLKNDAKLEVRGNAHFNGEFIKPDKGSICVKGQATFKNNPPTYYEVKNVTSCGNSNGIIYVLNQKK
- a CDS encoding type II secretion system protein, with translation MNNFKNNNGFTLIEVLASITILGIVLTVFLSFFSNSMTFSVKAEDKLTAINLAEKELHDVTNSMETYCKMENCEDPNSIPEDTYTRSPIELNNKTYLSTMTPLPETTEESSLGLLPISITIHSEDNKELTAVYGYVELDSDN
- a CDS encoding VanW family protein, which gives rise to MKKGYVRTLILLISSTLFITCFSQAAVFAYEKVFPPGRIFANGTVVGPIDVGNLSEDEALSKISEAIEIWQNKQEITVSFSNQERTIPAIDMTFLLQESIRSAEDGATNPLYANISKETVRSVLVEMAGGEFVSNLDVTKLKSEIERKAGLLGKDGKEIVAIEFLRDNLETKVLSRAEMNVTDAEDVASFVKQHATFTIPAFQTVAFMKDVMANDHTFSEAFLTEAASTFYKASLATNLQIIERHRSVEFPSDAEAGYEAKVNQSDLDFIVNNPNDTELTVTFKSKQQGVLVAEISGYPNGKKYVVRQENPKTYPFKTIVRYTSDPSKPAASPGKQGYSVSVYRDIYDSSGEVSDYKLMAKDFYLPINEVVVKETKEEEVPEEVTEEPAVDNEERAKDADEETNVDQEVKEESPEANEEETDVKK